The DNA window TTTCCGACGTGCTGAATGCCGAGAGCAAACAACAAACGACTCAGTGGTCGATCCTTCGAGGCCTCAATGGCCGTCAGCAAATTGTGGGCACTCTTTTCGGCGAACCCTTCAAGCGGAAGCAGATCCTCTTCTCGAAGCCGATAGATATCGGCCAGGGTCTCAATGAGACCGAGGTCTACGAGACGATAGGAAAGCTTCTCACCGAGACCCTCAATGTCCATCGCGTCCCGCTGGACGAAGTGCTCAACCAGGCGCTTAAACTGGGCGGGGCACTCACTATTCGGACAGAAGTGATCCGCCTCATCCGGCAGCCGAACGAGGGGCGTCCCACACGCCGGACACTCATCCGGAAAGGTCCAGGGCTCCTCTTCCCCCGTTCGTGCGTCTGGCACAGTTCGAACCACCTGCGGGATGACGTCTCCTGCCCGTTTTACCACCACGGTATCCCCAACACGGATGTCACGGTCGACAATGTAATCTTCGTTGTGGAGCGTGGCCTGCGACACCGTCACTCCGCCGATCTCAACGGGCTCCAGTACAGCCTCAGGATTGACAGCACCGGTACGCCCCACGTTCACCTCGATGTCCGTGAGCGTAGTGGTCGCCTCACGAGCCGGAAACTTGTACGCCACCGCCCAGCGAGGCGCATCGGCGATCGTTCCAAGCTCGTCGCGGTACTCGTGGCGATCGATTTTCACCACCACTCCATCCACCTCATAGTCCAACGAGTCGCGGCGTTCCACCCACCCTTCACAGAAGTCGAGAAGCGCCTCAAAGTCCTCAAATCGCTTCGTGTGCTCCTCCAATGGAATCCCGAGCCCATTCAGAAGCTGAAGCACATCGTCGTGCGTAGGAGGAGCTCCGCCACTCACAGGCCCAACGGCAAATGCAAAAAAGCTAAGAGGGCGCTGAGCAACGACCTGCGGGTCAAGTTGGCGAAGCGTTCCGGCCGCGGCGTTCCTCGGATTCGCAAAAGGCTGCTTTCCCTCGTCGACTAGCCGCTCGTTGAGAGCATCAAACTCACTCTTCCGCATAAAAACCTCCCCTCGTATTTCGATCTCATCGGGGGGGGACTGCCCATTGCTGGCCCCTACCGGTATGCGGAGGGGGATGCGGTGAATGGTCCGGACGTTGTGCGTTACATTCTCGCCGACGGTTCCATTTCCCCGCGTGGCCGCGATTTCCAGCTGTCCATTCTTATAGGTGAGCGCCATCGCCACCCCATCGATCTTCAGTTCAGCGACAACTGCCGGCTCGACCGCCCCAAACGCATCCGCCAATCCGCGCTTACATCGGTCGTACCACTCGCGAAGTTCGGTCCGATCGAAAGCATTGGAAAGAGACAGGAGCGGCTCCGGGTGCTCGTGCTTTTCAAAATCATCAATGGGCTCTCCCCCCACCCGCTGCGTTGGCGAATCGGCCGTCTTTAGCTCCGGGAAGGCTTCTTCTAGCTCCTGTAGACGCCGATACAACTGATCGTACTCTGAATCGGCGATAACGGGGTCGTCCTCTACGTAATATCGGTGATCGTGCTGCCGGACAATCGAACGCAGACGATCAACGAGGGAACGTGCTCCTTCAAGCGAAAGCGCATCGGGCTCCAATCCACTGAGGGCGACCTGGAGTTCACGGGTATCCTCGACCAGACTCATGAACAAAGGGCGTTATTCTGCAGGAGCGCCGACAGGAATCGTATCCGGTACAGCCGAAAGAGACGGAGGAGCGCCTCTGAGGGTGTCAGCAAACGCTTCCGCCTGTGATCGGGTGATTTCGATGCCTCCCGTCGTGTCGTTGGGCATCGGGTACGGATAGCCCTCCAGAAACAAATCGATGTCATCCAGTTCGTTCTGGAGGGTCACTTGACGTTCGAAGGGGAAAACATTGGCCTCTCCATCTTCAATCCAATAGGGGCGCCGCAGGTCGTCGTCTCGCTGGACTCGGAGATTGCTTACATTTGCGGTAGCTCGCACCGTGAGATGAAGCGTCTCTCCAAGTGTAAGATTGGCCGGAGGCGGACGCTCGGGCTGCGTCGCAGCTGTATCGGGAGCAGAAGCGGCCGCTTCGGTCGTGTCCTCGTTCGCTGGAGACGTCGACTCGGGCACCGGTTCCTCCGAAGAGAAAAACAGAAACGCAAGTCCGACCAGCACGACAGCAACTATGGCGATCCCAGCCGCCGCCAGATACATCTCCCGTTCCTGATGCCCCGAGAACGGATTCCAGGACGCAGACCCTGAGGACCGCTGCTGTCTCGACGGACGGACCTCTTGAGAACGAGCCCCCGTCGTTCCTTCCTCCTCTGACGAACTGCCTAGGGGTGTAGGTTCGCCTATAACTCCTCCCTCTCCCATGCCTGCCGAAGGGGCCTCGACATCCGGCTCGGCAGCCGAATCCTGCTGGGGAAACGACGGAGACGGCGCGTCCTCATCCGACCCCTCATCTTCAAGCCAGGATGGATTATCACCGTCAGCATCCGACCGGCGCTCTTCATCTGTGTCAGTGCCGTCATCCACCGTGGAGGAAGACGACGGAGACGGAGAATGCTCAGGCTGCGATGGCTCTTGATCATTGTCGGGGTCCGGGTCCGCCTCCTCGACATCCACCTCCGCTTCGGATTCCTCTCCCTCCTCAGCAGACGCAGCCTCAGCGTCCGATGCCTCTGAGTCGTCATCCCCTACTGCTCGCGGGGGACCAACAATTCCGCCGCGCCCGTCAGGTCCACCGGCCGACGGTACATTCGAAAACTCCTCCGTCTCTTCGGACTCGTCCGGACTGGCTCCGGAGTCGGCTTCGCGCTGAGGGCCCTCGTCGGATGCTCGCGGACGGCGTATAAACTCCTCTGCGAGCCGGCCGTCGTACGTTCCGTCCAAGGCGTCTTTCAAGCCGTCCAGTGCCTGCTGAACGGAAATGTCAACTGCTTCGGCATACGCCTTCACGAAGGACCGCAGATACACGCGGTTGTAGCTCTCGTGGTCGTAGAGGTGTCCCTTCTCGAACGACTCGATCAACGTACGAGCGATGCGCGTTTTGCTATGCACCTCGTCGATGGAGATGTCGCGCTCTTCACGGATTTGCCGTAGATCCTTAGAAAAGCGCTTCGCGGCGGTGGGCTCATCAACCATATCAGCTCCGGCTGGAAATGGAGCGAAGAACTCTCAAGTGGACAGTCCTCCCTCAGGACCAAGTATACACCGGCACGCTCCGCAAAGCAACCGGGGCGAACGCTTCAGTGCTTCCAGGAGCGAAGGGATGCTTCCCTACTCCAAAGCGAAGGCCGCTCCGATCCAAACAGGACGGATGAAGCGGCCGAGACCAATAGAACCAAATGGTCGGGACAGCCGGATTCGAACCGGCGACCTCCGCTCCCCCAGAGCGGTGCGCTACCGAACTGCGCCATGTCCCGAAAGCACCCGTCTGTAATGAGGCAGATGACGGCAGGTTCTCCGTCTTCCCTCATTCAATCGGATCAGATCTATGACTTCTCGACGAATCCAATATCATTGGGACCTAGACACTACACAAATTATTCATCTCCACAGAAATAGTCTCGTATTCTTTTCGCAAGTTCTCTCTCGTCAACTCTACCTTCCGTAACTTCGGGATGACTTATGCGCACCTCGGTGCTTCTTCTCTTGGCAACCTTCATGCCCACTGCCTTTTCTCCCGTTGCGGCCCAACCCACAGACTCGTCTCCCTTTACGCCAAGTGCCGTCTGGTCCTCCCCCACCCAGTCGAGTGACTCCTACCGCACCGGCAACGGACATCCGGGGCCCAATTACTGGCAAAACCACGTTGAATATAGTATTGAAGCCCGCCTCGACACCACTGCCCACAGGATCCGAGGGTCAGTCCAGTACACCTATACGAATAACAGTCCCACACCACTTCAGTCCATCTGGTTGCTTACGGGCGGCTCCTCCCCATCTTCGTTGGTTGACTCCTCGAAGGTCTCGTCTTCCAGTGCGAGTGCGCCAATCCAAATCAGCGACGTATCCGTCGATGGAGCGCAGAACTCCGCAACCACAGTTTCTACGGACACTCGCACGCAGATACGTTTTCGCTCGCCCGTTGCCCCTCGCGGGGGAACGGTCACATTTACCCTTCAATACCACGTCCCCATCTCGCTAGAGGGAAAGCTTCCTACTCGGATGTACGCCCCAAGCGGGGTCCTGTACGAGATCGGCCACTGGTACCCTAGAGTGGCCGTCTACAGTGAGCAGCACGGCTGGGCCGAAGTGCCCGCTCGTCGTTCCCTCAAGGCACTGTCGGAGTACGGATCTTACGACTACTCTCTCACCGTACCGGCAAACTTGATCGTTGCCGGCTCAGGAACGCTCATGAACTCAGACTCCGTGCTCACCTCCGATCAACGTCGGCGGTTAATGCGGGCTCGTGATAGCCACCGGAAGGTCGCGATCATCACCCCGGACCAGACAGGACATCCGGACACCCGCCCTCAGCAAAGTGGGCTCCTGACATGGTCCTACCAGATGAATGGGGTGCGGGACGTGGCGTGGGCCGCCTCGCCGGCCTTCATCTGGAATGCCACACGCATCAATCGAAAGGAAAAGCGAGATGGACTCGCAATGTCGTTCTATCCCCGCTCTTCGATGGGAGGGCAGGCCTGGAACCGATCTACCTACCATATCCAGAAAGGAGTGGAGTTTCTTTCTGACCGTCTCATGACGTACCCCTGGAATACAATGGTAAACGTGGCCGGTCCGGTCAGCCTTCGGTCCTTTCCCGGACTCTCATTTTGCTCACGATCGGCGGCCGGGTATCGCTTATTTGCCTGTACAATCCAGAACCTGAGCCAAAACTGGTTCTCAGTCATGGCCAGCGCCAACGAAGAGCGGCATCCCTGGATGAACAAGGGACTGCGGACTGCCCTGAGCGTACTTGCGCATCGCACTCTGTACGAAGGAGAGTTTTCCCCCAAGCAAGATGCCGCTTTTGCTCCGAAGGGAAACGCACCCGCAGAGGGACTACTTCCACTCATGACGGCGCCGGACGCGTCCTCCATTACAACTCCACCTGCCCTTCAGGATCAGCAGTGGCGTTCCACATTGACATCTTACAAGCCTGCGTACGGTCTACTTCTCCTCCGCGAGTACATCCTCTCCCCCAACCGCTTCGATTATGCCCTTCGCCAATACGTCCAGCGTTGGGCCTACCGTCAGCCCACGCCCGAGGACTTTTTTCATGCGATCAACGACGCCACCGGAACGGATTTGTCTTGGTTTTGGACGGGCTGGTTTCGGCACTCCTGGGCCGTTGACCAGGCGATAACGAACGTTTCATACGTGAACGACACCCCGAGCGACGGCGCCGTCGTCACGTTCGAACTGAAGCGAAAACTCCCCATGCCGGTCGAGGCCACGATTACCGAATCAGACGGCGACACCCACCATCTCCGCCTTCCTGTTGAGGTCTGGCAACAGGGGGCAACGTACACAGCCCGTCTCACGACGGATAGCCGTCTTCGAACAATCCAGCTGGACCCCAACGGTCAACTACCGGACGTCAATCCCCGCAACGACACGTGGTCGTCCCAGCACTCCCCCGACAGAGCAAATCGCACACCCTGATCGGTGTCTTTCATCTGGGGAACCGCTCAGTGAAATTCAGCCTGGTACGCCTGAAACCGACGTTCGAGTTGCAACCCCTCGCCTTCGTTTCCGCCATTCGACTCCACAAACTGCTCCAGTCTGTTGAGGCGCTTGCGAATGTTCTTTGTCGACAAGTAGTCTTCGTCGAACAAGTCCGGGTCACTGCCTCGAAGGACCGCAATGTGTTCGACCGCCCGGACAATGCCCATGGCCGGATAGCCCGCCTCTGCTAAGAGAACCGCCGCAATACGGTCGGCATCGGTCTCATATTTTAGAAGCCGATCGTTCACCACGCGCCGATAGCTTTTCCGCATCATAACGGCCAGATCCTCTTCGACCTCCTCATACTTCTGATCGTCCTCTCCCGTCGCGTCCTCCAACTCCGCAAACGCCGCTTCGGACTCCCGCTTCACTTCCCGTTCGCTCCGCTCCACCATTCCGTGGTGCCGAACGATATGCGCAATTTCGTGCGCCAGAAGTCCAGCAAGCTGAGCCTCTGTCTCAAAGTGCGTAAAGAGCCCCTCGGTGATGAAAATCATTCCGCCCGGACAGGCAAACGCATCAGGTCCCTCTCCTTCGATAACCACCACATCAAAGCTCCAATCGTGGTACGGCGTGTCCGCCGTGAGTTGCTCCGTAAGCAGCGTCAAATACCGCTGCACACGCGGAGTCCGCACCAATCCCTTGCTCACAAGGCGCGTCCCAACGGCCATTCCGACCTGCCGCTCTTGGACGGAGGGATCATAAGGCGTAAGCTCAACACCAAGGTCTCCAAAGTCGAGGTCGGCCCGATCGGCACTGCGAAACGGACGGCGAAAATGCTCCCAGTCCGCTTCCGTGATGGTCGGGGTATTGTGAAGATAGGTCATAAGCTCCTCGACCGAACCGTCCTCCAGCCCTTCCGCGTGCATCTGAAATCCTCGAACGGCAGCCGCCACTCCCGTTTGCGTAGCCTCCGTGCTCGCCCACTCCTGTGCAATGTCCTCCGTCGTCACTGTGTCTTGCGACGCCCCCTGTCGCACACTCGCCTCCGAGATCCATCCGGTCCGGTCGTCTGGGAGGCGAACACGTATCCATCCCTCCTTCTCTTCCAACACCGCAAGCGGAGTGTCCTTCTTCACCACAACTACCACTTGGTGATAAGAGCCTGGTCCCTTTCGAACATAGTTGCTCTGCCGAACGGTCACGACTACGTCGTCGGACGCAAGGACCTCCGATAGCGAAACGGGACTTGCTGCTCCGAATGTCCCTCCCCCTACAAGAAGCACAAGCACCCAGACAGAAACGAGTCCCTTCCGAGCTCCAATGGAGACATGCATAATTAAATTCGTGTACATTCAAGATCTGACTGGATACTGCAGTCTCCTGAGGCGAGTAGCCGGCTTACTTCCCGACCTTCATTTCGTGAATCCCTCTCCAGCTTGACGGCAAGGTCTCTCCGGCTCGCTCCTCGACGCGTTGCTGATACACGGCGGCTGGTCCGTCGTCGGGATCGATCTCAAGAACATTCATGAAGGCCCGACGGGCGCGAGCCCAGCGCTGGCGCCGATAAGCCGACAGGCCCTGCTCAAAGATCTCCCGGCATCGCTCCTGCGCCGGGCTAAGTGCTCCTTTGCGGGCCACCACCTCGAAGATGCGAATGGGGGTCTCTTTCCCCGTAACCCGAAGCAGATCAATTTCTCGGGCTTCGATGGCGGATTGGGCCTCGTCGTACGTACTTTGACTGATAAGAATACGAGTGCCGTATTGCTTGTTGGCCTGCTCCAGGCGCGCCGCTACGTTCACGGCGTCCCCAATCGCCGTGTAATCCACCCGTCGCTGGGTCCCGATATTGCCCACAACGATGCGACCGGTATGAATCCCAATCCGGGATTGAAACGGCGGCCGATCGGGGTGCGCTTCCTGATCGTAAAACTCTTGGAGCACGGCTTCCATCTCGAGCGCCGCCAGGCACGCCTGGGCGGGATGATCGGGATCTTGCACAGGTGCCCCAAAGACGGCCATGATCGCATCCCCGATAAACTTATCCACCATGGCACGCCGATCCAGCACCACATCGGTCGCCACGCCGAAGTACTCATTGAGCCGCTGTACGACCTCCTGAGGGGCTAACTGCTCGGCAACGGAGGTAAACCCCTTGATGTCTGAGAAAAAGACCGTGCCCCCTACCTCCGTGCCCCCCAAAGTCAAGGCATCCGGGTTCTGCACCACTTCGTCTACAACCTGGGGACTCACGTAGCGCTGAAACGTCGACCGCAATTCACGTCGACGTCGGCCTTCGGCGGCATAGCTCACCGCCGAACTGGCAGTGAAGCCTGCTACCAGTGCCCCTCCGGGAGCCACAACCGGAATCCACCACCGAAGAAAGTAGAACGCCGCCGCCGCTCCCCCGACGTACAACAAACCGATGCCAACTATCGCGACGGCCGCCCGACCAATCCGATCAGGACGAACTGCAACAATGCCTGCCCCCACGAAGGCAAAGAGAAAAATAAATACGTATGCCCATCCGCCGGTAAAATCCCGCAGGAAGTGGCCCTGGAAGGCATTGCTCAGAAAGGTGGCGAAAATCTCCATGCCCGGGTAGTCTCCCTCTCCCCCAACCGGGGTCGAATGATGATCATGAAGGCCAGCGGCGATGCCCCCGACAATGATCGTTTTTCCCTCAAACCGCCCGGGAGGGACAATGGGCTCAGTCCCGATTTGCATCCGGGCAGCCGAGACGATAAGGGATTGAATGGAATAATACTGATCCTGAAACACCCCATCTACTCCTCCCGGCCCGTACCAGTAGAGCAAGAAGGCCCCAGTGGGCCCCACCGGAAAGTTCGATAGAACGGACGCAGCGTCCTCATCTTCGCGATTCGTAAGCAACGCCGAGACGCCCAGATTCGGAAGGAGAAGACTGTCTCGAACCTGGTATGCAAGCGGCACGCGACGCACGACTCCGTCACCATCTGCCTCCATGTTAACAGCGCCGAGGGCTGCAGCTCCGTCCTGAAACGACGGAATGGGCGCCAGAGCCCCTTGGCTGGACCGAAGGCGAAACTGCCTCTCCCTCCCTGCATCCATCAGGTGTCTCGGCTCAATGGGGTTTGTCGTCGTATCCGATTCGGTAAGCTGTACGGCCAACGTGACATTTCCCGCCGAATCGAGCGCTCGTGCAAACCGCTGGTCCGACTGGCGCGCACTGACGTTGGCCCGCGGAAAATCCGGTTCGGGGAAGAGAATATCGAACACTACGGTTTGGGCTCCCCCCTTGCGAAAATACTCCAAAAGCATCCCGTAGTACTCCCGGGGCCAGGGCCATCCCACCTTCATTTGGCGCCGGGTCCGTGAGATACTGGCGTCATCAATGGCCGCGAGGACGATGGAGGTGTCCACCCCGGCAGGTCGATTGAGGTGACGAAACCGAGCATCCAGGGTGGTGCGCTCAAAGGATTGGAGTGCTCCTCCGGCGTGGAGGCCCGCCACGAAAAGAAACGCTCCAATCGCACAACCAATCGCGCGCACACCGCGGCCCCACTCCTCCCCGGTCATGTCTATGAGCTTCTTCCAGGCCGATCTGCTCATGAATTGAGGAGTGAACTACACCTGATTGAACTCACAAATCCTTTCAACTCTGCGACGGGAACTGTCTCCCTGACGGCCAAGACGACTAGCAGTCTGGAAAATCAGCTACAGAGTGCGGGCACGGCAGGAAAAAGCGCGGGAAACGAACGCTCCGGAGCAAAGAAGGCGATTTCTGTACGGGACGGTGCTCGGAAATGTAGCGTCTCCTTTACAAAAGAACGTTCAGCCAGCGGGCACGCCAATGAGAGCGAGAGTGGTCCCTACCAAACGATCTAGAACGATAGGACCTCAGGCTTTTTGCCTTCGACAAAGGGCATCTCCATCCCGATACTGCTCCCGATGTAGGTTGGATCGGCCAGGATGTAGGTCTCTCCCTTTAC is part of the Salinibacter sp. 10B genome and encodes:
- the ligA gene encoding NAD-dependent DNA ligase LigA translates to MSLVEDTRELQVALSGLEPDALSLEGARSLVDRLRSIVRQHDHRYYVEDDPVIADSEYDQLYRRLQELEEAFPELKTADSPTQRVGGEPIDDFEKHEHPEPLLSLSNAFDRTELREWYDRCKRGLADAFGAVEPAVVAELKIDGVAMALTYKNGQLEIAATRGNGTVGENVTHNVRTIHRIPLRIPVGASNGQSPPDEIEIRGEVFMRKSEFDALNERLVDEGKQPFANPRNAAAGTLRQLDPQVVAQRPLSFFAFAVGPVSGGAPPTHDDVLQLLNGLGIPLEEHTKRFEDFEALLDFCEGWVERRDSLDYEVDGVVVKIDRHEYRDELGTIADAPRWAVAYKFPAREATTTLTDIEVNVGRTGAVNPEAVLEPVEIGGVTVSQATLHNEDYIVDRDIRVGDTVVVKRAGDVIPQVVRTVPDARTGEEEPWTFPDECPACGTPLVRLPDEADHFCPNSECPAQFKRLVEHFVQRDAMDIEGLGEKLSYRLVDLGLIETLADIYRLREEDLLPLEGFAEKSAHNLLTAIEASKDRPLSRLLFALGIQHVGKTVAETVVKHVSSIHELADTTAEELGAIDGIGPTIAESIVDWFAVPENRDLVADLESEGVNVQRQSHEAPAEESQDLPLAGVTVVITGSLPERSRAEASDALERAGANVTSSVSGNTDLLLVGANPGSKLQEAEEQGTQVIEVERPDTFDRLLTDGL
- a CDS encoding helix-turn-helix transcriptional regulator, giving the protein MVDEPTAAKRFSKDLRQIREERDISIDEVHSKTRIARTLIESFEKGHLYDHESYNRVYLRSFVKAYAEAVDISVQQALDGLKDALDGTYDGRLAEEFIRRPRASDEGPQREADSGASPDESEETEEFSNVPSAGGPDGRGGIVGPPRAVGDDDSEASDAEAASAEEGEESEAEVDVEEADPDPDNDQEPSQPEHSPSPSSSSTVDDGTDTDEERRSDADGDNPSWLEDEGSDEDAPSPSFPQQDSAAEPDVEAPSAGMGEGGVIGEPTPLGSSSEEEGTTGARSQEVRPSRQQRSSGSASWNPFSGHQEREMYLAAAGIAIVAVVLVGLAFLFFSSEEPVPESTSPANEDTTEAAASAPDTAATQPERPPPANLTLGETLHLTVRATANVSNLRVQRDDDLRRPYWIEDGEANVFPFERQVTLQNELDDIDLFLEGYPYPMPNDTTGGIEITRSQAEAFADTLRGAPPSLSAVPDTIPVGAPAE
- a CDS encoding M48 family metalloprotease, whose translation is MHVSIGARKGLVSVWVLVLLVGGGTFGAASPVSLSEVLASDDVVVTVRQSNYVRKGPGSYHQVVVVVKKDTPLAVLEEKEGWIRVRLPDDRTGWISEASVRQGASQDTVTTEDIAQEWASTEATQTGVAAAVRGFQMHAEGLEDGSVEELMTYLHNTPTITEADWEHFRRPFRSADRADLDFGDLGVELTPYDPSVQERQVGMAVGTRLVSKGLVRTPRVQRYLTLLTEQLTADTPYHDWSFDVVVIEGEGPDAFACPGGMIFITEGLFTHFETEAQLAGLLAHEIAHIVRHHGMVERSEREVKRESEAAFAELEDATGEDDQKYEEVEEDLAVMMRKSYRRVVNDRLLKYETDADRIAAVLLAEAGYPAMGIVRAVEHIAVLRGSDPDLFDEDYLSTKNIRKRLNRLEQFVESNGGNEGEGLQLERRFQAYQAEFH
- a CDS encoding adenylate/guanylate cyclase domain-containing protein — translated: MSRSAWKKLIDMTGEEWGRGVRAIGCAIGAFLFVAGLHAGGALQSFERTTLDARFRHLNRPAGVDTSIVLAAIDDASISRTRRQMKVGWPWPREYYGMLLEYFRKGGAQTVVFDILFPEPDFPRANVSARQSDQRFARALDSAGNVTLAVQLTESDTTTNPIEPRHLMDAGRERQFRLRSSQGALAPIPSFQDGAAALGAVNMEADGDGVVRRVPLAYQVRDSLLLPNLGVSALLTNREDEDAASVLSNFPVGPTGAFLLYWYGPGGVDGVFQDQYYSIQSLIVSAARMQIGTEPIVPPGRFEGKTIIVGGIAAGLHDHHSTPVGGEGDYPGMEIFATFLSNAFQGHFLRDFTGGWAYVFIFLFAFVGAGIVAVRPDRIGRAAVAIVGIGLLYVGGAAAAFYFLRWWIPVVAPGGALVAGFTASSAVSYAAEGRRRRELRSTFQRYVSPQVVDEVVQNPDALTLGGTEVGGTVFFSDIKGFTSVAEQLAPQEVVQRLNEYFGVATDVVLDRRAMVDKFIGDAIMAVFGAPVQDPDHPAQACLAALEMEAVLQEFYDQEAHPDRPPFQSRIGIHTGRIVVGNIGTQRRVDYTAIGDAVNVAARLEQANKQYGTRILISQSTYDEAQSAIEAREIDLLRVTGKETPIRIFEVVARKGALSPAQERCREIFEQGLSAYRRQRWARARRAFMNVLEIDPDDGPAAVYQQRVEERAGETLPSSWRGIHEMKVGK